A window from Candidatus Margulisiibacteriota bacterium encodes these proteins:
- the cysD gene encoding sulfate adenylyltransferase subunit CysD, giving the protein MKHLDELENRSVYLLREAYSEFKQLCMLWSIGKDSTVLLWLARKAFFGHVPIPLVHIDTAHKIPEMIVYRDKLAREWKLDMIFGQNRPALEEGKTFPAGKASRLECCKVLKTDALTNTINGTAPRYRLNHDTGRYELDREPEPFTGVIVGVRADEEGSRSKERYFSARDQRNVWEIAEQPPEFWNQYKTDFAPGTHVRIHPLLDWTELDVWEYIAKEKIPTVDLYYDRGDGTRYRSLGCAPCTKPIKSTARNVAEVIAELKTGKLANIAERAGRAQDLEDGGGLEELRKGGYM; this is encoded by the coding sequence GTGAAGCACCTCGACGAACTAGAGAACCGGTCCGTTTACCTGCTGCGCGAAGCCTACAGCGAATTCAAGCAACTGTGCATGCTCTGGTCGATCGGCAAGGACAGCACCGTCCTGCTCTGGTTGGCCCGCAAGGCGTTTTTCGGCCACGTGCCGATCCCCCTGGTCCACATCGATACCGCCCATAAGATCCCGGAGATGATCGTTTACCGGGATAAATTGGCGCGGGAGTGGAAACTGGACATGATCTTCGGCCAGAACCGGCCGGCGCTGGAAGAGGGGAAGACCTTTCCGGCCGGCAAGGCCAGCCGCCTGGAATGCTGCAAGGTCCTTAAAACCGACGCGCTGACCAACACCATCAACGGGACGGCGCCGCGTTACCGCCTCAACCACGATACCGGCCGGTACGAGCTGGACCGGGAACCGGAACCGTTCACCGGCGTGATCGTCGGCGTCCGGGCGGACGAAGAGGGGAGCCGCTCCAAAGAGCGTTATTTTTCCGCCCGCGACCAGCGCAACGTCTGGGAGATCGCGGAGCAGCCGCCGGAGTTCTGGAACCAGTACAAGACCGACTTTGCCCCCGGTACGCACGTCCGGATCCACCCGCTGCTCGACTGGACCGAGCTCGACGTTTGGGAATACATCGCCAAGGAAAAGATCCCGACAGTCGACCTCTATTACGACCGGGGCGACGGCACCCGTTACCGCTCGCTCGGCTGCGCCCCCTGCACCAAGCCGATCAAGTCGACCGCCCGGAACGTCGCGGAAGTGATCGCCGAGCTTAAGACGGGCAAACTGGCGAACATCGCCGAACGCGCGGGCCGCGCCCAGGACCTGGAAGATGGCGGCGGGCTGGAAGAGCTGCGCAAAGGCGGGTACATGTGA
- a CDS encoding GTP-binding protein, translated as MSIVIVGHVDHGKSTIIGRLLADTNSLPEGKLAQVKEKCRRNARPFEYAFLLDALKEEQAQGITIDAARCFFQTARRKYQIIDAPGHIEFLRNMVTGAAKADAALLVIDAAEGVKENSKRHGYMLSLLGIKQVAVLINKMDLVEYSQKVFDRIVREYRDYLAKIGLEPVAFLPVSGMAGDNIAGASTSTGWFRGKTVLATLDDLQAAKLPEDKPFRLPVQAVYKFTRDGDNRRIIAGTIVAGTVRPGAEIVFFPSGKKSVVAALEAFNEPERRSARVGQAVGLTLTEQIYVRRGELAVLAGETKPQTATRLKTRLFWLGREPLVSGKQYLLKTGNAKVGAQLEQVNKVMDASTLAVIQRERVERHEIAECVLKLDQAVALDKAADLVETGRFVLIDDYEIAGGGLIEDTLPDEQQDLREKVMLRNYKWEKSEIAAESRAEKYSQRSALILITGRKDSGKKAVARELEKRLFDEGKLVYFLGIGNVLYGVDADIKGKHPNERFEHLRRLAEVSHLMLDAGVILIVTALDLTPSDLEIIKTVISTDRSSIVWVGAGLPDDLAIDLHLPPDEPVEQAASQIKELLQEQGAIFRP; from the coding sequence ATGAGCATTGTGATCGTCGGCCACGTCGATCACGGCAAGAGCACGATCATCGGCCGCCTGCTGGCCGATACCAATTCGCTGCCGGAAGGGAAGCTGGCGCAGGTCAAGGAAAAGTGCCGGCGCAATGCCCGCCCGTTCGAGTACGCTTTCCTGCTCGACGCGCTGAAAGAAGAGCAGGCGCAGGGGATCACCATCGACGCGGCCCGCTGCTTTTTCCAGACCGCCCGCCGCAAATACCAGATCATCGACGCGCCGGGGCACATTGAGTTCCTGCGCAACATGGTGACCGGCGCGGCCAAGGCCGACGCCGCTCTCCTGGTGATCGACGCGGCGGAAGGGGTCAAGGAGAATTCCAAGCGGCACGGTTACATGCTTTCCCTGCTCGGGATCAAGCAGGTCGCCGTTTTGATCAATAAAATGGACCTGGTCGAATACAGCCAAAAAGTATTTGACCGGATCGTCCGCGAATACCGCGACTACCTGGCGAAGATCGGGTTGGAGCCGGTCGCTTTTCTCCCGGTCAGCGGCATGGCCGGCGACAACATCGCCGGCGCTTCGACCTCGACCGGCTGGTTCCGGGGGAAGACCGTGCTGGCGACGCTCGACGACCTGCAGGCCGCCAAATTACCGGAAGACAAGCCGTTCCGCCTGCCGGTCCAGGCCGTTTATAAGTTCACGCGCGACGGTGATAACCGGCGGATCATCGCCGGCACGATCGTCGCCGGGACGGTCCGCCCCGGCGCGGAGATCGTCTTTTTCCCGTCGGGCAAGAAGAGCGTCGTCGCTGCGCTGGAAGCGTTCAACGAACCGGAGCGCCGGAGCGCCCGGGTCGGCCAGGCGGTCGGCCTGACGCTGACGGAGCAGATCTACGTGCGGCGCGGCGAGCTGGCCGTTCTGGCCGGCGAAACCAAACCGCAGACCGCCACTCGCCTGAAGACCCGGCTTTTCTGGCTCGGCCGGGAGCCGCTCGTTAGCGGCAAGCAATATCTGCTCAAGACCGGTAACGCCAAGGTCGGCGCGCAACTGGAGCAGGTCAATAAGGTGATGGACGCGTCGACGCTGGCGGTCATTCAGCGGGAGAGGGTCGAACGGCACGAGATCGCCGAATGCGTCTTGAAGCTTGACCAGGCGGTCGCGCTCGACAAGGCGGCGGACCTGGTGGAGACGGGGCGCTTCGTCCTGATCGACGACTATGAGATCGCCGGCGGCGGGCTGATCGAGGATACCCTGCCGGACGAGCAGCAGGACCTGCGGGAAAAGGTCATGCTGCGCAACTACAAGTGGGAAAAGAGCGAGATCGCCGCCGAGTCCCGGGCGGAGAAATACAGCCAGCGTTCCGCCCTGATCCTGATCACCGGCCGGAAAGATTCCGGCAAGAAAGCGGTCGCCCGGGAGCTGGAGAAACGGTTGTTCGACGAGGGGAAGCTGGTTTATTTCCTCGGCATCGGCAACGTCCTCTACGGGGTCGACGCCGACATCAAGGGGAAACATCCGAACGAGCGGTTCGAGCATCTGCGCCGCCTGGCGGAGGTCTCGCACCTGATGCTCGACGCTGGCGTGATCCTGATCGTCACCGCGCTCGACTTGACGCCGAGCGACCTGGAGATCATTAAAACGGTCATCAGCACCGACCGGAGCAGCATCGTTTGGGTCGGAGCGGGGTTGCCGGATGACCTGGCGATCGATCTTCACCTGCCGCCGGACGAGCCGGTCGAACAAGCCGCCAGCCAGATCAAAGAACTGTTGCAGGAACAAGGAGCGATCTTTCGCCCATGA
- the cysC gene encoding adenylyl-sulfate kinase: MNGRNLTWHHGKVNAAERGRGLVVWFTGLSGSGKSTIAVEVEKMLHDAGKPAFRLDGDNVRHGLNSDLGFSAADRAENIRRVAEVAALFREAGLITLVSFITPYEKLRRLVKEKVGAENMIMVYVKASVEVCAQRDPKRLYRKAQNGEVSDFTGVSAPYEEPERPDLVLDTEKLSVAEVAALVIDAINKRLTASI, encoded by the coding sequence ATGAACGGCCGAAACCTGACCTGGCATCACGGTAAAGTCAACGCCGCCGAACGCGGGCGCGGTCTTGTCGTCTGGTTTACCGGGCTATCCGGTTCCGGCAAATCGACGATCGCCGTAGAGGTCGAGAAAATGCTGCACGACGCCGGGAAGCCGGCGTTTCGGCTCGACGGCGACAATGTCCGGCACGGCTTGAATTCCGATCTCGGTTTTTCCGCCGCCGACCGGGCGGAAAATATCCGCCGGGTCGCGGAAGTGGCGGCGCTTTTTCGGGAAGCTGGGCTGATCACGCTCGTCTCTTTCATCACCCCTTATGAAAAACTGCGCCGGTTGGTCAAAGAGAAGGTCGGCGCAGAAAATATGATCATGGTTTATGTCAAGGCGAGCGTAGAGGTTTGTGCGCAACGGGACCCGAAACGCCTATATCGGAAAGCTCAGAACGGCGAAGTCTCTGATTTTACTGGGGTTTCCGCCCCGTACGAAGAGCCGGAAAGGCCGGACCTGGTCCTTGATACCGAAAAGTTGAGCGTGGCGGAGGTGGCGGCCCTGGTCATAGACGCGATAAACAAACGCCTGACCGCCTCAATATGA
- a CDS encoding sulfotransferase: MILPNFICIGAQRAGTTWLHRMLLSHPGIYLPAQKELHYFDEKPDFSDYQGLGKKWMGKRPYYDMNDRADWLWYQEQFKAGWDHKIRGEITPFYATLSDQRVACMADKLSALKLIYIIRNPIKRAWSNFRYLCLKEGIGSPSELDGQAMCDTIMHPQQLRHGEYRRNITIYESHFQPDRILYLFYDDIVQKPAEVISQVYSYLGAANISLPVELMKTKINSAPSGEMPAGIAAELAAYYAEQFAFVQDKFKRGLEH; the protein is encoded by the coding sequence ATGATCTTACCGAACTTTATTTGCATCGGCGCGCAGCGGGCGGGGACAACCTGGCTTCACCGGATGCTTTTGAGTCACCCGGGTATCTACCTGCCGGCGCAAAAAGAACTGCACTATTTCGACGAAAAACCGGATTTTAGCGATTATCAGGGATTGGGGAAGAAATGGATGGGAAAACGGCCTTATTACGATATGAACGATCGCGCGGATTGGTTGTGGTATCAAGAACAATTTAAAGCCGGCTGGGACCACAAAATACGAGGAGAAATAACCCCATTTTATGCTACTTTATCTGATCAAAGAGTTGCTTGTATGGCTGATAAGCTGTCAGCGCTTAAGCTTATTTATATTATTAGAAATCCGATAAAAAGGGCCTGGTCAAATTTCCGTTATCTTTGTTTGAAGGAAGGGATAGGATCGCCCAGCGAGCTTGATGGGCAGGCCATGTGCGATACGATCATGCATCCGCAACAACTAAGACATGGAGAGTATCGTCGGAATATCACTATTTACGAGAGCCACTTCCAACCGGATCGGATCCTTTACCTTTTCTATGATGATATTGTGCAAAAGCCAGCCGAGGTGATCAGTCAGGTCTATTCATATTTGGGAGCAGCCAATATTAGTTTGCCGGTCGAACTGATGAAGACAAAGATCAACAGCGCGCCAAGCGGAGAGATGCCGGCCGGGATCGCCGCTGAATTAGCGGCGTATTATGCAGAGCAGTTTGCTTTTGTTCAAGATAAATTCAAGCGCGGATTGGAACATTAA